The following proteins are encoded in a genomic region of Populus trichocarpa isolate Nisqually-1 chromosome 13, P.trichocarpa_v4.1, whole genome shotgun sequence:
- the LOC18104298 gene encoding pentatricopeptide repeat-containing protein At1g51965, mitochondrial, with the protein MRLKTYRGQILLPTTTTAILIRRYGTKYTAKITSTSPTGRTVSAQVTPPQPLPSDSRGYPIPRRQLICEATQILLQTHRSPQKLLDPTDPFLCLQNYLSALSISLTPNEASEILKSLNSPSLALRFFHFCPSLSPNFHHDCFTYSRIILILSKSNLPDRFHLARSIVSEMERNGVRGSISTVNILIGFYENSEDLQKCIGLIKKWGLRMTGYTYKCLVQAYLRSRNTEKGFAVYLEMKKKGHMLDIFAFNMLLDALVKDSEVDHAYKVFEDMKRKHCEPDEYTYTIMIRMTGKIGKPDESLELFEEMLNKGYSPNVIAYNTMIQALANARMVDKAILLFLKMVEKECRPSEFTYSVILHLLATERKLHKLDEVVEVSKKYMSRSIYAYLVRTLKKLGHASEAHRLFCNMWNCHERGDRDACVSMLECLCSAGKTTEAIDLLGKIHEKGVSVDTVMYNTVFSALGKLKQISPLHDLYEKMKQDGPLPDTFTYNILISSFGRAGKVDEAIKIFEELEDSDYKPDTCSYNSLINCLGKNGHLDEAHMKFKEMCEKGLNPDVVTYSTLIECFGKTDKVEMACRLFDEMLAEGCYPNIVTYNILLDCLERSGRTAEAVDLYAKLKQQGLIPDSITYSVLARLQSGSHRKVRVRKQNPITGWVVSPLR; encoded by the exons ATGAGATTGAAAACCTACCGCGGCCAGATCCTCCTCCCTACAACAACCACCGCCATACTCATCCGCCGGTACGGAACAAAATATACAGCGAAAATAACCTCAACATCACCAACGGGAAGAACAGTCTCAGCCCAAGTAACCCCACCTCAACCTCTCCCCTCCGACTCCCGTGGCTACCCAATCCCCCGCCGTCAACTCATCTGCGAAGCCACCCAAATTCTCCTCCAAACCCACCGATCTCCCCAAAAACTCCTTGACCCCACCGACCCTTTCCTTTGCCTCCAAAACTACCTCTCCGCCCTCTCCATTTCCCTCACTCCCAACGAAGCCTCCGAGATTCTAAAATCCCTGAACTCCCCGTCTCTCGCTCTCAGGTTCTTCCACTTTTGCCCATCCCTTTCCCCTAATTTCCACCACGACTGCTTCACCTACTCTCGCATCATCCTCATCCTCTCCAAATCCAACCTCCCCGATAGGTTCCACCTCGCCAGGTCCATCGTATCTGAGATGGAGAGGAATGGGGTTCGTGGGTCAATCTCCACCGTTAATATATTGATTGGTTTTTATGAGAATAGTGAGGACCTGCAGAAGTGTATTGGGCTGATAAAGAAATGGGGATTGAGGATGACAGGATATACTTATAAGTGCTTGGTTCAAGCTTATTTGAGGTCACGCAATACTGAAAAGGGTTTTGCGGTTTatttggagatgaagaagaaaggcCACATGCTtgatatttttgcttttaatatgCTCTTGGATGCCTTGGTCAAAGATAGCGAG GTTGACCATGCTTATAAGGTTTTTGAGGACATGAAAAGGAAGCATTGTGAGCCAGATGAATATACGTATACCATTATGATTAGAATGACTGGAAAGATTGGTAAACCTGATGAATCATTGGAACTCTTTGAGGAAATGTTGAATAAGGGCTACTCTCCTAATGTAATTGCTTATAACACCATGATCCAGGCACTTGCTAATGCCCGGATGGTGGATAAGgccattcttcttttcttgaagATGGTGGAGAAAGAGTGCCGGCCTAGTGAATTTACATATAGCGTCATCCTCCATCTTCTGGCTACAGAGAGGAAACTTCATAAGCTGGATGAGGTTGTGGAAGTGTCAAAGAAATATATGAGTAGGTCAATATATGCATATCTTGTAAGGACTCTGAAAAAATTGGGCCATGCAAGTGAAGCTCACAGGCTGTTTTGCAACATGTGGAACTGCCATGAAAGGGGGGATAGGGATGCATGTGTGTCCATGTTGGAGTGTTTATGCAGTGCTGGTAAAACAACAGAGGCCATTGACCTGCTGGGTAAAATTCACGAGAAAGGAGTAAGTGTTGATACAGTCATGTATAATACAGTATTCAGTGCACTTGGCAAGTTAAAACAAATATCTCCTCTTCATGATCTTTATGAAAAGATGAAGCAAGATGGTCCTTTGCCTGACACATTCACCTACAATATTCTGATCTCAAGCTTTGGTAGGGCAGGGAAAGTTGACGAggctattaaaatatttgaggaACTTGAAGATAGTGATTATAAACCTGATACATGCTCGTataattctttgataaattGCCTTGGGAAGAATGGTCATCTTGATGAAGCTCACATGAAGTTTAAGGAAATGTGTGAAAAAGGATTGAATCCTGATGTTGTGACATACAGCACTCTCATAGAGTGCTTTGGAAAAACAGATAAAGTTGAAATGGCTTGCAGGTTATTCGATGAGATGCTTGCTGAAGGTTGCTATCCTAATATTGTAACTTACAACATCTTACTTGACTGTCTTGAGAGGAGTGGAAGGACTGCTGAAGCTGTTGATTTGTATGCAAAACTCAAACAGCAAGGTTTAATCCCTGATTCAATTACATATTCAGTGCTTGCACGATTGCAAAGTGGTTCACATAGAAAAGTTAGAGTTCGCAAGCAGAATCCTATTACAGGTTGGGTTGTTAGCCCGTTAAGGTGA
- the LOC18104386 gene encoding beta-galactosidase 16, which yields MRRVLFLVAAVLAVIGSGSAVRGGDVTYDGRSLIIDGQRKIVFSGSIHYPRSTPEMWPSLIAKAKEGGLDAIETYVFWNVHEPQPGHYDFSGGHDIVRFIKEVQAQGLYACLRIGPFIQSEWSYGGLPFWLHDIPGIVFRSDNEPFKVYMQNFTAKVVSMMQSENLYASQGGPIILSQIENEYGTVQKAYGQEGLAYVQWAAQMAEGLQTGVPWVMCKQNNAPGHVINSCNGMKCGQTFVGPNSPNKPSIWTENWTTHYQVYGEDAPLRSAEDIAFHVTLFIAAKKGSFVNYYMYHGGTNFGRTASAFVTTSYYDQAPLDEYGLTTQPKWGHLKELHAAIKLCSTPLLSGVQVNLYLGPQQQAYIFNAVSGECAAFLINNDSSNAASVPFRNASYDLPPMSISILPDCKNVSFNTAKVSTQYTTRTMGRGEVLDAADVWQEFTEAIPNFDSTSTRSETLLEQMNTTKDSSDYLWYTFRFQHESSDTQAILDVSSLGHALHAFVNGQAVGSVQGSRKNPRFKFETSVSLSKGINNVSLLSVMVGMPDSGAFLENRAAGLRTVMIRDKQDNNDFTNYSWGYQIGLQGETLQIYTEQGSSQVQWKKFSNAGNPLTWYKTQVDAPPGDVPVGLNLASMGKGEAWVNGQSIGRYWPSYRTPNGSAQTWYHVPRSFLKPTGNLVVLQEEEGGNPLQVSLDTVSISQVCGHVTASHLAPVSSWIEHNQRYKNPAKVSGRRPKVLLACPSKSKISRISFASYGTPLGNCRNSMAVGTCHSQNSKAVVEEACLGKMKCSIPVSVRQFGGDPCPAKAKSLMVVAECR from the exons atgagGAGGGTATTGTTTTTAGTGGCGGCTGTTTTAGCAGTTATTGGCAGTGGTAGTGCCGTTCGTGGCGGAGATGTAACTTACGATGGCAGATCTCTGATCATTGATGGGCAACGGAAGATTGTTTTCTCTGGTTCTATTCACTATCCTCGAAGCACCCCAGAG ATGTGGCCATCTCTGATAGCCAAAGCCAAGGAAGGAGGACTGGATGCCATAGAAACCTACGTGTTTTGGAATGTCCATGAACCACAACCTGGTCAT TATGACTTCAGTGGAGGGCATGACATAGTGAGGTTCATCAAGGAAGTCCAGGCACAGGGCCTCTATGCGTGTCTTAGGATTGGACCCTTTATTCAAAGTGAATGGTCTTAtgg AGGGCTCCCATTCTGGCTGCATGACATCCCGGGGATTGTTTTTCGATCTGACAATGAACCTTTTAAG GTATATATGCAAAACTTTACTGCAAAAGTAGTGAGCATGATGCAATCAGAGAATTTGTATGCTTCACAGGGAGGTCCAATCATACTATCACAG ATCGAGAATGAATATGGCACAGTACAGAAGGCTTATGGTCAAGAGGGGCTAGCATATGTCCAATGGGCAGCACAAATGGCTGAGGGACTTCAAACTGGGGTGCCATGGGTTATGTGCAAGCAAAATAATGCTCCTGGTCACGTG ATAAATTCATGCAATGGAATGAAATGTGGACAGACATTTGTTGGTCCTAACTCACCAAATAAACCATCAATATGGACAGAGAATTGGACAACTCA CTATCAAGTATATGGTGAGGATGCACCACTGAGATCTGCAGAGGACATTGCATTTCATGTTACATTATTCATCGCTGCAAAGAAGGGAAGCTTTGTAAACTATTACATG TATCATGGTGGAACCAATTTCGGGAGGACAGCCTCTGCATTTGTAACAACTAGTTATTATGATCAAGCCCCACTTGATGAGTATG GATTGACTACACAACCAAAATGGGGCCATCTCAAGGAGTTGCATGCCGCAATAAAACTATGTTCAACGCCTTTGCTTTCAGGAGTGCAAGTTAATCTCTACCTAGGCCCACAGCAACAA GCCTATATCTTTAATGCAGTATCAGGAGAATGTGCTGCTTTTCTCATAAACAATGACTCAAGCAATGCCGCATCTGTTCCCTTTCGAAATGCTTCATACGACTTGCCTCCAATGTCAATTAGCATCTTACCTGACTGCAAGAATGTTTCCTTCAATACTGCAAAG GTCAGTACTCAATACACCACAAGAACTATGGGAAGAGGCGAGGTTTTAGATGCTGCAGATGTGTGGCAGGAATTCACCGAAGCAATCCCTAACTTTGACAGCACCTCAACAAGATCAGAAACGTTATTGGAGCAGATGAATACCACGAAAGATTCATCTGATTATCTCTGGTACACATTCAG GTTTCAGCATGAGTCATCTGACACACAAGCCATACTTGATGTGAGCTCTCTTGGCCATGCTTTGCATGCATTTGTCAACGGACAAGCAGTAG GATCTGTTCAAGGAAGCCGTAAGAATCCAAGGTTCAAATTCGAAACAAGTGTTTCTTTGAGTAAAGGGATTAATAATGTCTCCTTACTGAGCGTGATGGTTGGAATGCCG GATTCAGGAGCATTTTTGGAGAATAGAGCTGCAGGACTGAGAACCGTGATGATTAGAGATAAACAAGACAATAATGACTTCACCAACTACTCATGGGGATATCAG ATAGGATTGCAGGGAGAGACATTACAAATTTACACAGAGCAAGGATCAAGCCAAGTTCAGTGGAAAAAGTTTTCAAATGCTGGAAATCCACTTACATGGTACAAG ACTCAGGTTGATGCACCTCCAGGGGATGTCCCAGTTGGCTTAAATCTTGCATCCATGGGAAAGGGTGAAGCTTGGGTTAATGGTCAAAGTATTGGTCGATATTGGCCCTCGTATCGTACCCCGAATGGATCAGCACAGACGTG GTATCATGTGCCAAGATCATTCCTCAAACCTACAGGAAACCTAGTAGTTTTACAGGAAGAGGAGGGTGGGAACCCTCTCCAAGTATCCTTGGACACTGTCTCAATCTCACAAGTGTGCGGTCATGTGACTGCTTCTCATTTGGCTCCAGTATCTTCATGGATAGAACATAACCAAAGATATAAAAATCCTGCGAAGGTCAGTGGAAGAAGACCTAAAGTACTGCTAGCTTGTCCTTCAAAAAGCAAGATTTCACGTATTTCGTTTGCAAGCTATGGAACCCCACTTGGTAACTGTAGAAATTCCATGGCTGTTGGAACTTGCCACTCCCAAAACTCAAAAGCTGTTGTCGAAGAG GCATGTCTAGGGAAGATGAAGTGTTCCATTCCGGTATCAGTTCGGCAGTTCGGTGGCGATCCGTGCCCCGCAAAAGCAAAATCGTTGATGGTTGTTGCAGAATGCCGATGA
- the LOC18104387 gene encoding phenylalanine--tRNA ligase, chloroplastic/mitochondrial, translating into MALSLVHSTLFSKTSQLFLHTKTGFSHFSSSIPFSSSALPSNPKTWRRPVISVLELGGVKIARDDVVRDDPTNNVPDTIFSKLGLQLHRRDQHPLGILKNTIYDYFDTNYSNKFDKFDELCPIVSVKQNFDDVLVPADHVSRSYNDTYYVDSQTVLRCHTSAHQAELLRKGHTHFLVTGDVYRRDSIDSTHYPVFHQMEGFRVFSPDEWEASGVDGTSFAAEDLKKCLEGLATHLFGAVEMRWVDTYFPFTNPSFELEIYFQEKWLEVLGCGVTEQEILKRNGKLNNVAWAFGLGLERLAMVLFDIPDIRLFWSNDERFTSQFSKGQLGIKFKPFSKYPPCYKDMSFWINESFTENNLCEVVRGIAGDLVEEVSLIDNFSNKKGMTSHCYRIAYRSMERSLTDEEINDLQMSVREQVQSKLNVVLR; encoded by the exons ATGGCTCTGTCTCTAGTCCACTCCACTCTCTTCTCCAAAACTTCCCAACTCTTTCTCCACACTAAAACTGGATTCTCTCACTTCTCTTCCTCTATCCCTTTCTCCTCCTCTGCTCTCCCTTCAAACCCCAAAACTTGGAGACGACCTGTCATTTCTGTTCTTGAACTTGGTGGTGTCAAGATTGCCAGAGATG ATGTGGTGAGGGATGACCCTACAAATAATGTACCGGATACAATATTTTCTAAGCTTGGATTGCAACTTCATAGGAGGGATCAACATCCACTTGGAATTTTGAAGAATACGATATATGACTATTTTGATACCAATTACTCAAATAAGTTCGACAAGTTTGACGAACTTTGCCCAATTGTTTCTGTTAAACAG AATTTTGATGATGTCTTGGTTCCAGCTGATCATGTAAGCAGGAGCTATAATGACACATACTATGTTGACTCTCAAACTGTTTTAAGATGCCATACAAGTGCACATCAGGCAGAGCTGTTGAGGAAGGGTCACACTCACTTTCTTGTAACTGGAGATGTCTATCGCAGAGATTCTATTGATTCAACTCACTACCCTGTTTTCCATCAG ATGGAAGGGTTTCGTGTTTTTTCTCCTGATGAATGGGAGGCATCTGGCGTGGATGGCACATCTTTTGCAGCTGAGGATTTAAAGAAATGTCTTGAGGGTTTGGCAACACATTTATTTG GTGCTGTGGAGATGCGCTGGGTTGATACATATTTTCCTTTCACCAATCCATCGTTTGAACTTGAGATATATTTTCAG GAGAAGTGGCTGGAAGTTTTAGGCTGTGGGGTGACAGAGCAAGAAATTTTAAAGAGGAATGGAAAACTTAATAATGTTGCTTGGGCTTTTGGACTTGGTTTGGAGCGACTTGCAATGGTTCTGTTTGATATCCCTGATATCCGGCTTTTCTGGTCAAATGATGAGCGATTTACTTCTCAG TTTTCTAAAGGTCAGCTAGGAATCAAATTCAAGCCATTCTCAAAG TATCCTCCTTGTTACAAGGACATGAGTTTTTGGATCAATGAATCATTTACAGAAAACAATTTATGTGAAGTTGTCAGAGGAATTGCTGGGGATCTTGTTGAGGAG GTGAGCTTGATAGACAATTTTTCAAACAAGAAAGGAATGACAAGTCACTGCTACAGGATTGCTTACCGATCCATGGAACGTTCACTTACTGATGAGGAGATCAATGATTTGcag ATGTCTGTGAGAGAACAGGTGCAAAGCAAGCTAAATGTCGTGCTAAGATGA